The Panicum virgatum strain AP13 chromosome 6K, P.virgatum_v5, whole genome shotgun sequence nucleotide sequence GCTGATCGGGTGGCGGGTGCTGGCCGGCGACCTGCAGGACTACGTGCGGCTCCGCGCCGTCTGCGCCCACTGGAgcgccagcaccgccgccccccgcggccgcggcgtcctCGACCCGCGCTTCCACCCGCGCCGATGGATGATGCTGCCGGAGGGCCACGGCCTCTACCCCCGGCCACCCCGACCTCGGCGGCTTCGTGCGCTTCTTCAACCTCTCCACCGGCGCCTTCTCCCGCGCCCACCTCCCGCTCCTGAGCGACCACGTCGTCCTCGACTCGgtcgacggcctcctcctcctgcaccgCGACCGCGACACCGCCATCCGCGTTCTCCACCCCTTCACCGGCGACGTCGCCAACCTCCCGCCGCTGGCATCCCTCCTGCCGCAGATGGAACCTCTGTTGCACGGATACGTCAGTTTAGTAGCGTAtcgcgtatccgatacgtatcggatacggatacgtacCGGATACGCGATGGATACGTATCCTCCGAGTATCcgaattattattattttcgcGATTATTGGATACGTGGGCCGATACGTATCGGGCCTGAGGATACGGCCCAGCCCACTAAGAAGGCTCCTTATCTCCCCGACGCCCAACCTACCGCACTCCCCGACGCCCTGACGCCCTAACCTCCTCGCGCCGCATCTCCGCCTGGGGACGAGcctccgctcgccggccgccggccaccggcgacGAGCCTCCGTCCCTTCTCACCCGCCGGCCGCCAACAACGAGCTTCTGCCCCTGCTCGCCTGGTGACGAGCCTCCGCCtttgctcgccggccgccggccactgGCGACGTGCCTCCGCGTCGGCTCACCAGCGACGAGCCTCCGTCGCTTCTCACCCGCCGGCCGCCAACGACGAGCTTCCGCCCCTGCGATACGGATCCAAGCTCCAGCGAACTCCCGTGAGCTAATCCTCTTCCCCGTTctcgatctcctcttcttcttcagttcgTGGCCGCTTGTTGCTTGATTTCTTTGCTCCCCACTTCGTCTTCCTGTCCCCATTCTCGATCTATTATATTTCTGCAGTGCAGACGCGCAGTTAGTGACTTCTTGTTGCTTGATTGCTTGTATGCAGTAGATGGCATCCCCAAATATGAGTAGTGCTAGTGCAGGTGCAAGTGCAAGTGCTAGTGCTAGCATAGGATCTGAAGCCACACACACAATAGACATCAAGGCTCCACTTTGGGATCATGTCACCATTCTGGAGAAGGCTAAAACTGGTGGAGGAAATACTTTATGGCGCTGCAAGTATTGTACAATGGAAAAACTGAGTAGTTACACTAGAGTTGAAGCTCATTTGCTGCAGAAGGGAAGACTGGGAATAAGTAAATGTCCTAATGTTACATATGAAATGCTTAGTGACATGAGGAAGGAAGTTGAAAGGTGCAAGGATTTGGTGGAAAGATCGAAGACAAGAACTGTTTCTTTGCCTACTGCTCCTTCCTCAAGCAATACTGCTGACACCAACAAGAGGAACAAGAGGGGGTCTGTTTCTGCATTGGAAAAAGCTTGGGCATTAGAAGACCGTAAGCACTTGGATGCTTTAATTTGTAGAGCAATTTATTCTGGAGGGGTATCTTTCAATTTTCTGAGAAATCCATACCTTCGAGAAgcctttgcctttgcttgcagCCGCAACATGCAAGGTTATTTGATTCCTGGTTACAACAGAGCTAGGGAGGGACTTCTgaagcaagaaaggaggcaCCTAGAGACTTTGTTGGACAGCACAAAGAGCACATGGGCTGAGAAGGGAGTCACAATCTGCTCTGATGGTTGGTCAGATCCTCAGAGGCGACCAATCATCaattttgttgttgtttctgACAAGGCACCTATGTTCTTGAGGGCTGATAATTGTGAAGGTGAGTACAAATCAAAAGAATACATTGCTGAAAAGTTGAAGGGTATAATTGAAGAAGTAGGTCGACAAAATGTAGTGCAAATCATTACAGACAATGCTGCAAATTGCAAAGGTGCTGGTCTCATAATAGAATCTGAGTATGACAACATATTTTGGACACCATGTGTTGTGCATACCCTCAATCTTGCTTTGAAAAGTATATGTGAACCTAAAATACGAGACAACCCTTCTGATGAAGAAATGGTTGTTTGGAGGGAACTTGAATTTATGCATGATGTTAAAACTGAGGCTGCTCTGATAAAGAATTTCATAATGAATCATGGCATGCGGCTTTCAATGTTCAATCAGTTCAGCCGTTTGAAGTTACTTTCTATTGCTGAAACAAGATTTGCCTCTGTTGTATGTATGTTGAAGCGGTTTGTTGATGTAAAAACAGCCCTCCAATAAATGGTGATTAGTGACAGATGGAGTGTGTACAGAGAAGTCAGAGATGATTCTCCAACTCCAACAGCCCAAATTGTCAAGGACTTGATACTTAGTGATGTATGGTGGGATAAGGTGGACTTCATTCTTAGGATTACTACTCCTATATATGAAATGATTCGTATAACAGATACCGACACTCCATGTCTTCACTTAGTTTATGAGATGTGGGATTCAATGATAGAGAAAGTGAAGAAAGTTATATATCGATATGAgggcaagcaagaagatgaatcATCAGACTTGTACTCAGTTATTTATGACATATTGATTGCTAGGTGGACAAAAGGAAATAATCCACTTCATTGTTTAGCTCATTCACTTAATCCAAGGTACAAAACTACAAACTACCATTGCAGTTGCAGATATTATTGATTTCATTCACTAAAATCATAATGCCATATTGCAGATACTATAGCAAAAAGTGGCTTGAAGAAGGTGTTGGCCGTGAACCACCCCACAAGGATAAAGAGGTATCAAAAATGAGGATGGTTTGCTTTAAGAAGTTCTTTcccatgcaagaagagttggCTAAAGTAAAAGAAGAGTACTCAAGATTCTCTAGTTGTTCAGAAGAATTTAATGATCCTGACTCAATCCATGATAGATGGGTTGTTTCCCCTATGACTTGGTGGACAAATCATGGACAATCTGCTCCCTTATTGATGAGTTTGGCCATGAAATTGCTTAGCCAACCAGCCTCATCTTCTTGTTGTGAAAGAAACTGGAGCACCTATAGCTTTGTCCATAGTGTCAAGAGAAATGCCTTAACTCCAGAGCGTGCAGAAGATTTGGTCTTTGTGCACTCAAATCTGAGGCATCTGTCAAGAAGAACTGAAGCATACAAGTCAGGAGAGACAAGGATGTGGGATGTAGGAGGGGATTCTTTTGATTCACTTGGTGGTATTGGCATTCTTGAAGTGGCTGACCTGTCCCTTGATGAACCTGAATTGCAAGCTGTGACTTTTGGTTTGGATGCTCAGGAGGTTGATGTTGTGGAAGACAATTAGACAAATGAGGAATAGGAACTTGCTGCTGCATGAATTGCAAACCTGAATAGGCTGAATGCCTTTTATTGCTTTTCCTAAATTTGAGACTACTATATTTGAGACCTTCAGACCTACTGTTCTGTAATAATAGTACACTTAAGTAGTTAATTGTGAGGTTTTATTGCTATCAGTTTTAAGTTTAGACCTgcattatttctttttattttattttttaaaatattaaacgtATCCGCATATCGGGTTTTTTGGGAAATTGGAGTATCCGCGTATCTGTATCCTTCCGATATCGatacgcgtatccgtatccgtgcaACTTAGGATGGAACCCAACCGCTACGGCGAGCTAAATCAGCGCGGCAAACTCATGAGTTTTTGCGCTTCCATCACCGTCAGCTCCACCGGGGCCATCACCGTCATGCTGGCCCTCCGTCTCGTGCACCGTGTAGCCCACGCCACCACCGGCGACCAGAGGTGGACTCTCTCCGCCTGGAATCTCAAGCCTTTGATCAAACCCGTGTCGTTCCAAGGCAAACTCTACGCATTGCAGCCCATTCTTCGCATGCGTATGGTAAAAATCTACAAGATTAATCCACCATGCCCAAACGCCAACGAGGGACCGTCTCATCTTCCACTGCCAGAGAAGATTGCCGAATGCCCAATGGAGAAAATTAGTCGCATGCTGAACTTTGTAGAATGTGGCTCGGAGCTCTTGGTAGTTGCCTACAGTGATGCATCTTGTTCAAGGCTGGTAGTCTTTCGATTTGCAGACCTGGTCAGAGGAAAGATGGAGCCTGTACCAAGCATTGGAGACAACGCCTTGTTCGTCAATGAACGTTGTCTCTGTGTCTCGGTCTCACCTAGCAAGGGGAGCAACAGCCTTGCTTCCATTGCGCCTAACTCTATCATCTGCTGGCACAGGTTGCCTGGCGATCCTGGTTTTGTAGGGCTGAGTCGTTTTGAGCAATACGACTTAGGTACTGGTATCTGGACACCAGCCAGTGATGGAGACATTTGCCAAAGACCACCGCCGAGCCCCCATACACTCATCCATCATATCTTTGCTTGTTGCGATCGCAAATATTGGTAATAACTAATAAGTCAAGAAATCAACTCTGTCTGCCTTTTTGTTTAGTTTTCACAGGTTATTTTGAGGGGTTGAATTTTCCTTGTGCTAAATGGTACTGCTGAGGAAAACGAGTTTTTTCCCCTCTCCCTTAAATCCAAGCTAACGTGAATCCTTGTCTCTGACCCTATAGGAATAAGGGACTCATGTTTTGTATTGAAACAGTGCCTATCTGGATGGTGAAGCAATATCTGCGACGTGGGGTAATTCAGTTCGTCTGCCTGTCACTTTTTTTATCTCCTATACTCAACTGTCTTACTTTTGTTTGTTACTCATGGAACAATTTGGGGTGCTGTTTGATTCAGTGCTTTGCAAAGAAGTCAGTTAACGTTACTAACTGAATTCGTTACTATGAACTGTAACTCTTGTGATGTTTCGATGCTACAGTGACAATATTGGCTATGATGTCAAAACAACATAAATAGAACGGACCCTTACTAATATATGTAGTGTTAACTGCTAAGATGGCTTGATGTTTCAGTGTTATTCTGATATTTCGTAGAGTTATACACATAATTTATTTGCTCGAGAAAATTAGAGATAATATTGTATAACTTTGAGCAACACAATTACTGGTAGTTAAATTTAACAGTCACATGTGTCTTTGTCAAATATCATAATTGCAAATAACTATTGACTTATATTAACTGTGCTGACACTCATTTCGTGCCCTTTTTCCAGACTTGATGGGAGGAAGGACAGTATTGTTGAGGATACACAATTATACGGAGGCGGTGGCAGGTGGGACCGTATCATTGAGGATAACGACAAGGGGCCATTGATGTCGAGGAACACTACACTCGAGAGCATGTTAAgacgaatcttcggacacatgcatgacacattaaatacagttgaaaaaataactcatTACACAGCTGTAAACGACGAcatgaatcttttaaacataATTAGTCTAGAATTGGATATTAATcgccaaataacaacgaaaatactacagtaccgaaatacaaaaaatttcgcgaactaaacaaggcctaaatcTGATATGGCTTCATGCCTTGGTGCTTTGGGAaagtgaagttttttttttcttactttttTAGCCATGCAGCTATGGAGGAAGTCTTGTTCAACTGCATATGCTTGACCAAATAGTTTCACAACATCCAATCCACACAAAAGTATGGCAGTGGTGAGTCCAGATCTCTCAATAGGAATTCCTCTAGATGCACCAAAATCTGACACTTTTGCTATTAAGCGATCGTCAAGCAATATATTGCTGGTCTTGATATCCCTATGGACGATTGATGTTGAAGCCGCAGACTGAATATATGACAAGGAACTAGCAACTTCAAATGCTATTCTCAAGCGATCTTGCCATGGAAGAGATAGAGGGCTATATCAACATGGAGATGGGCATAAACTCATAAACCAGAAGTGGAACTTCTTTCTCAAGACAACATCCATAAAGCTTCACCACATTCCGGTGATTGGTTTGATAAAGGATAGCAACCTCATTTATAAATATCCATCAATTTCCTTTTGGATCACTCGTTTGGACCTTTTAATGGCAACGACATGCTGGTTAGAGGCTAGTATTCCTTTATATACCATGCCCTCCACCACCCAAGATGCGAGGTTTGTCAAACTTGTTTGTGGACTTCTCAAGCTCCTCCAAgcttgtgagaaccgcccaatttgcactcggtttaggtaaaattattgattaatcttTTAAGTTGAGGGATAGCACGTGTCCGTCTCTCGACACGCCACGCGCTAATCCACACCTTAGAggcacttaatcaacacaaATCACCTAGAACGAGAGCAaacccggtagtcccggtacgtgtttaccacatgcccaggattaaccacacgtaccgttatacaagcgcgtacattgccgatgatccacaaagagcagttttacacacttaatattacaagttcaatataggtgggtttcaaacttcacttacaagccttgggctcacgaaagacatattaaacagaaacataaagtttattgcatttacatgctctcacgaaactcgattacgataaagacttactaaagtaatgacgccttgctcaaggacatcattacagccaccacgacctactcttcccccgcgtttggatcagcggggtagaagtggccgaacaccacttccagcTCACCtgtaactaggtttagaaagcaacctgagtacaaaaggtactcgcaagacttatgCGGTTACATAAGCAAGGATCATGcattggctcaagtaaaagctttaaggttaagcaattattgcataagcattagctctctacactatcacctatcagaattcATTAGTGTTGCCCAAACCCCTACACAATTTTAGTACATTAAGAGTATACATCACAAAGAGGCACAGAGGTGCCATGAACCATTTCCATCATAACCGAAACTTTCTACGAAGAGTTCAACGgacaaagagcttgctcataaccgagagcgcagcaattcgaattgattataaccttgcaagggtgtactactttacccacacgacgcaaggaccatgcgactcacccaacccgctaaagttggataagagggtactcgcgtcaaccgttcccaacatggctcgatcattgaaatcttcacacctagcttacgcgtagagacttagtttccaccggggacatctctaaactttcctacacataggtccacccggggacacctctaagcctctttgcatagcccttggccacgtatctaggactgtacatcaatgatcaagtcaaggaaggtaattggcttatccgtaccattatattggatatgtggtagcacggaaaggtgctcaaagccgacgtcatccacgaacggtccttaaacgatccaagcggactatgcccatgtgactccattcactaggccctaccattccactcgaatctcgatactaccaacctcttaacaacccaaccgaaactgtgcgatcaagggtaactgGTAAAAGTGATCCTCCCAACCATTCCTGTTTAGCGAGCGAAAGAAGtactctaagcagggctaagcatctagtcagattaagtAATTAACAAACTAACATgtggcaaggacatggttaacaattcaaggaaggataGTGCATCAAAGGAGGTAcaaaaatgcaatacatacatactatacatatatagcccaacaataCCCAGGTGTAATAGCTAAACTAAAATAGAttagataggtgcaaggaatatgcttagctgcttgcctgcgttaacttcagactcgaccacaaacgggattccgggttcgggctccacggactcggtgggttccacgggttcgacctccgacgactcggtcactaaaatgcatgaatgcgatgcaaaaattaagaaatgaactaaacaacaagcataaatcatgaaacaatTTGAGCATGCCAAAAACATTGAaaagaactcaagaaaattggttttgcagcaaaagcattttcctataagaaatcataaatagatcaattttcagccactctaaacaaggtaaatcgggaaaggaatgcaaactgaactaaacaaatccaagaaaattatcatggAAACTAGGCAGGaacacaaggctaacaaaattggtttcactattttctcactttccagcaagaagttctatattaaatcattttcagacaaagcataagaaaacaagctaaaactttgataaacaTCAAATAAGAATATGAACAAGTTGcgccactgaaaactacacctcacaaggagtctaaaaaaatttagtttgatATTTTTCTAGCAATACTCAAATAACcaagcaataaactcacttttgcaagataaaactatagataaatctatagcaaggtaacatgcaaaacaatatttttcctaagtagatctcagatagaggaatccaacaaaacaagtttcacaatttttggagctatacatgaatttctatggattttgcaaGATTGCAGAAATATAAACCCTAAgaaaaccctagctaaatcgCTAGGTGCACCCAGATCCCGCACCCGCaggcgctgacgggtggggcccgctGGCCAGCGGCCCACCAGCCCGAGTCAAGGCCGACCAGGGGCCTTGACCCGCGGCaaggcgcggccacggcgcgctAGGCGCGGCCACGACGTCGCGCGTTGCGCGAtgcgcgcacgcacgcgcgtgtgcggcgacggcgagcggcggcggcgcgaggcggagcCAGAGCGGGGAAGGGGAGGTGCGCATGGGGAAGGGGTGGaggcggcgagcctcaccgggGGCTTGGACGGcggggaacggcggcgaggcggcggtgcggcaagcagaggcggcggcgggcgaaggcGCTCGCTGGCGGCCCTgcagggagggagaaggggccgGGTTAGGAGCGAAATCGAACGAGGGGCGGGAGGAGACGCTCCCCGCACGAGGGATTGAGTCACGGCTCACCGGAGCgggcgaatcgcggcggcgggcggcgagcagagctcgggggcggcggcaatggaggaggggagcgggctagggtttgagggggaGCGGGGGCCGGTCGTGCGCGGATAAGAAGAGGGCgatgagaggagggaggggttgGCACGGAAGCCAGGGATGGCTGGCGCGTTGCCCGGAGTTGACAGGCGGCGACGACGTGTGCGTGCGGCGCGCCGCGAGCAAAAcagagagagggaaggggaggctGACAAGCGGGCCCGCGCGTGGGATTTTTTTTCCTGGGCTGTGACAAAGCTGAAAATCATCCTTTCAGCAATGTCTTTGTCCACCAATTGCTGGAGCAACAAACCCCtgttttgcttgaaaaaacGTTCCTTCGTCTTCTTAGCTTTTGATCCTTGAGACTTTTGGTTGCGAAGACAGTGGCAAGAACCAAGAGCAAAAGGAAAATACCAATTCCAAGCCCCATAGCAAAGATTGTCCCTATGGATATAATCAGAATAAAACTAAGTTTTTTTTGCGAACAGAATAAAACTAAGTTAATTGTTCAGCGAACAACTTTCAGAGTaatttagtttcaaatattttttatgCTACATATTCTGATCTGGACTGAAGAGTGAACACGTGTGCAGGGCAACTTTTGCCCTGGTAGCCATGGCGGCACTGGCAGACGTAGCCGTAGGCGCTGCCCGTGGAGCTGACGCACTCGCGCTGTGCTTGCTAGCGCAGCCGAAGtcgggcctcgccgccgcttcCGCGCACGTCGACGAGTTGTCGAACGCCCAGTCCACCGGGACGACCATCTCGCTCGCTCGCCCCAGGGCGAGAAGCGACGACATCTTGAGCTTGAACAGGTTGTCCTTGCGGCTCCACCACTCCTACTCCACCGCGGCCACGCTCGCCTCCGACGCGATCCACAGCGAGCTGCCGCTGCCACCACCTCCCGTCAGTGGCGGAGCTCAGTGGAGACCAAAGGGGCCATGACCCCTTGACTTAACACAATTTCCACTAAATAAATAGTAATTTATTATTATTCATAAATATTTAGTGTTAAATTATATAGGTTGGCCCCCTCTCGTTTAGTGTTTAAGTCCGCCAGTGCCTCCCGTGCCGGTGCCGTTCCACTCGAACCGCACGGCGAAGGGCGTGAGCCCCGGCCCCGCCGGGACGGCCCCGTCGCAGCAGCCGATGCcgtcccaccgccgccggctggTCCTCTGCCGCCCCAGGTGCTCCGCCGAGCAAGCACGTGACGTACGCGCAAGCAAAACAGCAAGTACCTGAATCTCTGATTCAGAAAACTGAACTTTTCCCAACAAAAATATGGTAGGCCGTGCTGGGCCGACCTCGTCGCCACAAGACTTCCGGCCTGCCAGCTAGCTTGTGacccaaacaaacaaaacaccAGCGGCAGGCCCATCGAATCTGTAGCACGAATTTcttttgcatgcatgaagtgctaaataaaatttatttacaaaaattttgtagaaatgtgtgtaattttttagcgacgaatctaataacgataattaattaatgattagctacagtggtactacagtaatcatcctctaaatTGCGCGGTCAAAGGCATAATTAAATTCTTCATGGTTCTTAGCACAGAGGTTGTGGAATTACTTTTACAAACtgtatttatttaatacctctagtTAATAGTCAAAGTTAACAGTTCTAAAATAGCACAAAGCAAACAGGACCTCCGTATCCTGTCGCACTGGCAACCAGCACACCCAAACGACCGGATCCGGATGCCCGATCGCGCGCGTGTCGGTGGCTCGGTGCTCACGAGACCCGAGGGCAAGTCCAGCCATCCTCGTCACGCGCAGCAGTGACGTGGCAGCCAAGGATGGCGACACGAGGCATGCCTTGCACGGGAGACCATGCTAGCATCACATCAGGCCTATCGGCACCTTGCTTTCTCCTCGCTTCCACGGATGCGCATGGATCGACCGGGCTTCCggacggcgacgcgccgcccgcaaagccccagcgcacggcgcggcggggcggcgccccGCCTCATGTGCGTCGGCTTCGCCGGCCGGACTTCAGGTTCCCTCCCCCCGTCCGTCCGTCTCTCGCgtcccggccgggcggcgctcgcTTTCACGCTCCGCTCCGGTGGTTCTccggtcgccggccgccggccgcggcccggGCCCGGGCCAAATGATTGCGCGCAAGCGACGTCTCCGCGGCGAGATTCTCCTTCGATGGCGCAAGCGCGGCGCGCTGATCGGCCGGGCCCACTCGCCACATGCATGGGCGCGACACGAGCGAGCTTGAAATAAAAGGATTTCTTGTTCagagaagaagatgagatgGTGGTTTCAGACGGaccttgtgtgtgtgtgtgtgtgtgtttttttttttggtaggaGAGGTGGTGATGTTTTCGCAGCACCGACAGGACAGGAACGCAAGGCAAGAGCCAAGGAGGCGCAAAAGAGAATGTGCAGTT carries:
- the LOC120712755 gene encoding uncharacterized protein LOC120712755, yielding MVISDRWSVYREVRDDSPTPTAQIVKDLILSDVWWDKVDFILRITTPIYEMIRITDTDTPCLHLVYEMWDSMIEKVKKVIYRYEGKQEDESSDLYSVIYDILIARWTKGNNPLHCLAHSLNPRYYSKKWLEEGVGREPPHKDKEVSKMRMVCFKKFFPMQEELAKVKEEYSRFSSCSEEFNDPDSIHDRWVVSPMTWWTNHGQSAPLLMSLAMKLLSQPASSSCCERNWSTYSFVHSVKRNALTPERAEDLVFVHSNLRHLSRRTEAYKSGETRMWDVGGDSFDSLGGIGILEVADLSLDEPELQAVTFGLDAQEVDVVEDN